A section of the Chryseobacterium scophthalmum genome encodes:
- a CDS encoding transposase — protein MLYKNIHIGKYIKEMVDDKNISIERICNFLAKDEEFVEKVYESKSIETDILLRWSKLLEYDFFRLYSSHLILYAPPSAVNKTDTPKSEKAPQFRKNIYTQEIKNFILDRIESGEMTQAEVIKEYSIPKSTLHRWIQKKR, from the coding sequence ATGTTATACAAAAACATACATATAGGTAAGTATATCAAGGAAATGGTGGACGACAAAAACATTTCCATAGAAAGAATATGCAATTTTCTTGCAAAGGATGAAGAATTTGTGGAGAAAGTATATGAAAGCAAATCCATAGAAACCGACATTCTTTTGAGATGGAGTAAGCTATTGGAATATGATTTCTTCAGATTATACAGTTCACATCTGATATTGTATGCTCCGCCTTCAGCTGTGAATAAAACCGACACTCCAAAATCTGAAAAAGCACCGCAGTTCAGAAAAAACATTTACACTCAGGAAATAAAAAATTTCATTCTGGACAGGATCGAATCCGGAGAAATGACTCAGGCAGAAGTAATCAAAGAATACTCTATTCCGAAGAGTACCCTTCACCGCTGGATTCAAAAGAAAAGATAA